A single window of Doryrhamphus excisus isolate RoL2022-K1 chromosome 5, RoL_Dexc_1.0, whole genome shotgun sequence DNA harbors:
- the LOC131129207 gene encoding calreticulin-like encodes MKFPAAFFALFNWLAFSADATIFFKEQFLDRDGWLSRWVQSKHKPDYGQWKLSAGKFFGDIRLDKGIQTTQDAHFYSLSARFQPFSNEGRTLVIQFTVKHEQVIDCGGGYVKMFPADVDQSDLNSESPFYIMFGPDICGSSTQRVHVMFNYKGKGYLIKKNIKCRADELTHLYTLIVNPDQTYEVKIDNKQVASGSLEDDFDMLLPKKIKDPLAKKPSDWVDQVTIDDPTDTKPEDWDQPETIFDPTSKKPSDWDEGMDGEWEPRKMLNPEYKGDWKPQQIDNPDYKGEWIHPEIDNPEYIHDATLYKFDNLGVIALDLWQVKSGTIFDNFLITDDAKMAERFGELTWGVTMEPEKIMRKEQDMLEIELMEDKAMKKQKNFKGKHNDRDDEKKKKEEVEKEKEEEEEEEEEEEEEEEARGYHRDIDDEL; translated from the exons ATGAAGTTCCCTGCAGCCTTCTTTGCACTTTTCAACTGGCTGGCGTTTAGTGCTGACGCGACTATCTTTTTCAAGGAGCAGTTTCTGGATAGAG ATGGCTGGCTGAGCAGGTGGGTCCAGTCTAAGCACAAGCCAGACTACGGCCAGTGGAAGCTGAGTGCTGGAAAGTTCTTTGGTGATATTAGGTTGGATAAAG GTATCCAGACCACCCAGGACGCTCACTTCTACTCCCTCTCGGCCCGCTTCCAGCCCTTCAGCAACGAGGGCAGGACCCTGGTGATCCAGTTCACTGTTAAGCACGAGCAAGTGATCGACTGCGGTGGTGGCTATGTCAAGATGTTCCCCGCCGATGTCGACCAGAGCGACTTGAACTCAGAGTCACCTTTTTACATCATGTTTG GTCCTGACATTTGCGGGAGCAGCACACAGAGGGTTCACGTTATGTTCAATTACAAGGGGAAGGGCTACCTcatcaaaaaaaacatcaaatgcaGG GCAGACGAGCTGACCCATTTGTACACGCTGATCGTCAATCCAGACCAGACGTACGAGGTAAAAATTGACAACAAGCAGGTGGCTTCGGGCTCGTTGGAGGACGACTTTGACATGCTGCTCCCCAAGAAGATCAAGGACCCCCTCGCCAAGAAACCCAGTGACTGGGTGGACCAGGTCACCATCGACGACCCCACTGACACCAAGCCTGAG GACTGGGATCAGCCTGAGACCATCTTTGACCCCACATCCAAGAAGCCCAGCGACTGGGACGAGGGCATGGATGGGGAGTGGGAACCTCGCAAGATGCTCAACCCGGAATATAAG GGAGACTGGAAGCCCCAGCAGATAGACAACCCCGACTACAAAGGTGAATGGATCCACCCTGAGATCGACAACCCGGAGTACATCCACGACGCCACCCTGTACAAGTTTGACAACTTAGGGGTGATAGCCCTGGACCTGTGGCAG GTGAAATCAGGAACCATCTTTGACAACTTTCTCATCACTGATGATGCCAAAATGGCTGAAAGGTTTGGGGAGCTGACCTGGGGAGTCACTATG GAACCAGAGAAGATAATGAGGAAGGAGCAGGACATGCTGGAGATTGAACTGATGGAGGACAAGGCAATGAAGAAACAGAAGAACTTCAAAGGGAAACACAATGATCGTGAtgatgagaagaagaagaaggaagaggtggagaaggagaaggaggaggaggaagaggaggaagaggaagaagaagaagaggaggaggcaagAGGCTACCATCGGGATATAGATGATGAATTATAG